The DNA region AACACGGTGAGCAATTTTAGAAGAAAGCAGATAGATGAAGCTGTACACAACAATGAAAACACCTTGTCCCAGCAACACCAATAAACGCTCAACCAAACTTGGTTTGGCAATGTCGAGGAAAATCATTAGGTGCATACGCTCGTTTTCGGCCTCATCGAGGAGTTCTCGGATCCAGCCTTCATCGTCTTTCATTCGGCGCAGCGCTTTCAGGTGATTGAACATCCCAGCCACCATACCCGGCACAGCGGCGATCGTTTCGAGAATCACGGCTCGCTTCGCGTATTTCTTGCCATAAAAGATATTCAGAGTGAATTTCAGCAACTTGGTGATACGCAGTGCAATGTACTCCGATAACTTAGAGGCTTTTTTGTGTGTGAGCTTGAAGTCTGACATAGGAGAACTCCTTTATTTTAAAGTTGCATTTAAAATACAAATTTAACCCTTGTTACTCAACTATTTTTTAAGATATAAACTTTTTATGTAAAAACTTCGATTAAGATCAGATCGAATAGGCATAAAAAAGCCGGATAACTATCCGGCTTTTTGGCGTACTTTATTTCGCTGAGTCATCCACTCGCGATTGACTTACTTCAATCAGTTTTGCTCTTCGCGTTTAAACACCAAGTCAGTTGGCGTCGACTCTTCTTCAACGAAGTAGTAACCCGCAACATCAAACTTAGTGAGGTCAGCAACGCTTTCGATACGGTTTTCGATGATGTAACGCGCCATCATGCCGCGCGCTTTCTTCGCGTAGAAGCTGATCACCTTGTATTGACCATTCTTACAATCTTTGAAGATTGGTGTGATCACTTGAGCATCCAAGTTCTTTGGCTTCACCGCTTTGAAGTATTCGTTCGATGCAAGATTGATCAGCACGTTGTCGCCTTGCGCAGCAATCGCTTCATTCAGCTTATCGGTAATGACATTACCCCAGAACTGGTAGAGGTTAGTGCCCTTTTCGTTTGCTAGCTTAGTGCCCATCTCAAGACGGTATGGCTGCATCAAATCAAGCGGCTTAAGCAGACCGTAAAGGCCAGACAGCATACGTAGATGACCTTGAGCGTAATCGAAATCGGTATCTGAAAGAGTTTCCGCTTCAAGACCAGTGTACACATCACCTTTAAACGCAAGAATCGCTTGGCGCGCGTTGTCGGTAGTGAAGGTTTCACTCCACTCTTGGAAACGACCAACGTTCAAATCAGCGATTTTGTCGCTCACTTTCATCAGTGATGAAACATCGGCAGGTGTTAATTTACGGCATACCTCGATCAGCTCTTTTGAATAGCTAACCAAGTCTGGTTGAGTAAACTTCTCGGTTGCAAGTGGAGACTCGTAATCAAGCGTTTTAGCTGGAGAAACGACGATAAGCATGACTTTAACTTCCCTAATTTTGTTTTCCATTAGGGTACAAAAAAAGCCATGCATTGTCTGCATGGCTTTTTGAATCGTGTTGATAGCTTTCAACAATGATTAAGCGACTTAGTCTGCCTTCTTGTTGTTGTCCCAAATACCTTCCTCTAGCTGAGATTTCAGCTCAGGGAAGTCATTCGGATCAAACGTTGGCACTTTACCTTCGCTCAGCTGGCGGTTGTAGTCTTTCGCCAGTTTAATCACGATGCCAGATAGCAAGATGATCGCAACCAAGTTCACAATCGCCATCAGACCCATAGAGACGTCAGCAAGCGACCAAACCACAGGCAGAGAAGCTAACGCACCAAACATAACCATACCTAGTACAACGATACGGAAGATGCCTAGACCCGCTTTATGGTTGTGCTCTAGGAAGATAAGGTTTGTTTCAGCGTATGAGTAGTTAGCAATGATTGAGGTAAATGCGAAGAAGAAGATCGCAACCGCAACAAAGATGCCCCCCCAATCACCCACTTGCGAGCTCAATGCACGCTGAGTTAGCTCAATACCGGTCACTTCTGTTGCTTGGCCTACGTACTCACCTGACATTAGGATGATAGCAACTGTCGCCGAACAGATAACGATCGTATCCATGAACACGCCTAGCATTTGTACGTAACCTTGAGATGCTGGGTGTGGTGGATAAGGCGTTGCTGATGCAGCCGCGTTTGGTGCAGAACCCATACCCGCTTCGTTCGAGAATAGACCACGCTTGATGCCGTTGATCATCGCCTGTGCGATGGCATAACCAAGACCACCAGCTGCTGCTTCTTGCAGGCCGAATGCACTCTTGAAGATAAGCATTAGAACGTCTGGTAGTTTCTCTAAGTTAGAAAGCATCACGAACATCGCAAGAACGAGGTAAGCCAGAGCCATTACAGGAACAACTAACTCAGCAACTTTCGCGATACGCTTAATACCACCAAAAATAACGATAGCGGACAAAGCAACAACTGCGATACCTACGTAAAGGTCATCCCAACCAAATGCATTGCTCATTGCATTCGCGATAGAGTTTGCTTGAACGGCATTAAATACCAAACCAAAAGCGATGATTAGGAAAATTGAGAACAACACGCCCATCCAGCGCATGCCCAAGCCTTTTTCCATGTAGTAAGCAGGACCACCGCGGTAGTTGCCATCATCATCTTTGGTTTTGTATAGCTGTGCCAGTGTGCTTTCTGCAAACGACGTCGCCATACCAAGCATCGCAATCAACCACATCCAGAAGATTGCACCAGGGCCACCCGCAGTCAGTGCAACTGCAACACCCGCCATGTTCCCCGTACCAACACGTGCAGCAAGACTAGTACAAAGCGCTTGGAAAGAAGAGATACCAGCTTTGTCTGCTTTACGACTGTTCTTTAGAACAGAGAACATGTGGCCGAAATGGCGGAATTGAATGAATCCCAATCGAACGGTGAAGTAGATTCCTACACCAACAAGAAGATAAACAAGAATCGAGCCCCAAAGGAGGTCGTTCATCAAATTGATTAAGTCTGTCATGTGTACCTCAAAGTGAGTTGCGCCAGTCTTTGCTTCCAAGCCATCCACCAGATTGCAT from Vibrio hyugaensis includes:
- a CDS encoding alternative oxidase, producing the protein MSDFKLTHKKASKLSEYIALRITKLLKFTLNIFYGKKYAKRAVILETIAAVPGMVAGMFNHLKALRRMKDDEGWIRELLDEAENERMHLMIFLDIAKPSLVERLLVLLGQGVFIVVYSFIYLLSSKIAHRVVGYFEEEACNSYTEYLEKIDSGEVENAPAPTLAIDYYKLPADAMLRDVILRIREDEAGHRDRNHGFADAYEDKTLPAHQL
- the yaaA gene encoding peroxide stress protein YaaA produces the protein MLIVVSPAKTLDYESPLATEKFTQPDLVSYSKELIEVCRKLTPADVSSLMKVSDKIADLNVGRFQEWSETFTTDNARQAILAFKGDVYTGLEAETLSDTDFDYAQGHLRMLSGLYGLLKPLDLMQPYRLEMGTKLANEKGTNLYQFWGNVITDKLNEAIAAQGDNVLINLASNEYFKAVKPKNLDAQVITPIFKDCKNGQYKVISFYAKKARGMMARYIIENRIESVADLTKFDVAGYYFVEEESTPTDLVFKREEQN
- a CDS encoding alanine/glycine:cation symporter family protein, with the protein product MTDLINLMNDLLWGSILVYLLVGVGIYFTVRLGFIQFRHFGHMFSVLKNSRKADKAGISSFQALCTSLAARVGTGNMAGVAVALTAGGPGAIFWMWLIAMLGMATSFAESTLAQLYKTKDDDGNYRGGPAYYMEKGLGMRWMGVLFSIFLIIAFGLVFNAVQANSIANAMSNAFGWDDLYVGIAVVALSAIVIFGGIKRIAKVAELVVPVMALAYLVLAMFVMLSNLEKLPDVLMLIFKSAFGLQEAAAGGLGYAIAQAMINGIKRGLFSNEAGMGSAPNAAASATPYPPHPASQGYVQMLGVFMDTIVICSATVAIILMSGEYVGQATEVTGIELTQRALSSQVGDWGGIFVAVAIFFFAFTSIIANYSYAETNLIFLEHNHKAGLGIFRIVVLGMVMFGALASLPVVWSLADVSMGLMAIVNLVAIILLSGIVIKLAKDYNRQLSEGKVPTFDPNDFPELKSQLEEGIWDNNKKAD